Proteins from a single region of Segatella copri:
- a CDS encoding ATP-binding protein, with amino-acid sequence MVRERKKRIYRKRIPYGMQNFEDMIERDCYYVDKTPFIEEIEDSNMYFFFIRPRRFGKSLTISMLENYYDINKKDKFDEIFGKLYIGENPTPEHNSYLIIHLNFAIIVGDLNDYKHGMDNYCRTQFNYFVDVYSHLLPEGTKEGLNQQEDAVNQLNYLCTQSKKSGQKIYLFIDEYDHFTNQILAHKEHEQRYRTQTHGEGYLRKFFDTIKGAAGDTLARVFVTGVSPVTMDDLTSGFNIGTNYSLAPEFNEMTGFTEDEVRDMLGYYSSVLPFNHSVDELIKVMKPWYDNYCFAEEEYGKTTMYNSVMVLNFLDKYIRNNYDIPKNMVESNVRIDYDKVRMLIRHDKEFAHDASIIQQLVTQGFVTGKLVENFPAERINDPDNFLSLLFYFGMVTIDGTYDGSTKFIIPNEVVRDQMYTYLLDTYKENDLTYDSYNKGKLEAQLAYHGNYKAYFEFIADSLKRYSSQRDKQKGEAFVHGFTLAMTSQNQFYRPISELDNDGGYADIFLSPLCDIYKDMVDSYIIELKYCKTNTADEQLQVLFKEASAQICRYANSDIVKESVKTTKLHKLAVIYRGAEMVMCEEITEE; translated from the coding sequence ATGGTAAGAGAAAGAAAAAAGCGAATCTATCGCAAGCGAATACCTTATGGTATGCAGAATTTTGAGGATATGATTGAAAGGGATTGCTACTATGTAGACAAGACCCCATTCATCGAAGAAATAGAAGACTCTAATATGTACTTCTTCTTTATAAGGCCTCGCCGCTTCGGCAAGAGCCTTACCATCTCCATGCTTGAAAATTACTATGACATCAACAAGAAAGACAAGTTTGATGAAATTTTTGGCAAGCTCTATATTGGTGAGAATCCAACTCCCGAACATAATAGTTATCTCATCATCCATCTCAACTTTGCCATTATTGTAGGCGACCTAAACGACTACAAGCATGGCATGGACAATTATTGCAGGACGCAGTTTAATTACTTCGTGGATGTATATTCGCATCTCTTACCAGAAGGTACCAAAGAAGGCCTCAACCAACAGGAAGATGCCGTCAACCAATTAAACTATCTTTGCACCCAAAGCAAAAAATCTGGCCAGAAGATTTATCTCTTCATTGACGAGTACGACCACTTCACCAACCAGATTCTCGCACACAAGGAGCATGAGCAGAGATACCGCACACAGACCCATGGCGAAGGATATCTCAGAAAATTCTTTGATACCATCAAAGGAGCAGCAGGCGATACCTTGGCACGTGTCTTCGTAACAGGCGTTAGCCCTGTAACGATGGATGACCTGACAAGCGGATTCAATATCGGCACCAATTACTCCCTGGCTCCGGAATTCAATGAGATGACTGGATTCACAGAGGATGAAGTAAGAGATATGCTGGGCTACTATTCCAGTGTGTTGCCATTCAACCACAGCGTGGATGAACTCATCAAGGTGATGAAGCCGTGGTATGACAACTATTGCTTTGCCGAAGAGGAGTACGGAAAAACTACGATGTACAATTCTGTGATGGTACTTAACTTCTTAGACAAGTACATCCGCAACAACTACGACATTCCTAAGAATATGGTAGAGAGCAATGTACGCATCGACTATGACAAGGTGCGTATGCTTATCCGCCATGACAAGGAGTTTGCTCATGATGCCAGCATCATCCAGCAGTTGGTAACCCAAGGATTCGTCACAGGTAAGCTTGTGGAGAATTTCCCTGCCGAACGCATCAATGACCCAGACAACTTCCTGAGTCTACTCTTCTATTTCGGCATGGTAACGATAGATGGCACATACGATGGTAGCACCAAGTTCATTATCCCTAATGAGGTGGTGCGCGACCAGATGTATACCTATCTCTTGGATACCTACAAGGAGAATGATTTGACCTATGATAGTTACAACAAGGGAAAGCTAGAGGCTCAACTAGCATATCATGGCAACTACAAGGCATACTTTGAGTTCATCGCCGACAGTCTGAAGCGTTACTCTTCTCAGCGTGACAAGCAGAAGGGAGAAGCATTCGTGCATGGTTTCACCTTGGCGATGACCAGCCAGAACCAGTTCTATCGCCCTATCTCAGAGCTAGACAACGATGGTGGCTATGCCGACATCTTCCTTTCTCCGCTCTGCGACATCTACAAGGACATGGTGGACAGTTACATCATCGAACTGAAATACTGCAAGACCAATACCGCCGATGAGCAGCTGCAAGTTCTCTTCAAGGAAGCCTCTGCCCAAATCTGCCGCTATGCCAATAGCGACATCGTCAAGGAGTCGGTCAAGACCACTAAGCTCCACAAACTCGCAGTTATCTACCGAGGAGCAGAAATGGTAATGTGCGAGGAAATAACGGAAGAATAA
- a CDS encoding ArnT family glycosyltransferase, whose translation MNIKYNKALWLIIILAIVMMIPFLGLTDFNTKGEPREAVVAYTMLEHGNWILPINNGGDIPYKPPFFHWCIAFFSLFIGHVNEYTSRLPSAVSLVLMTIGGFVFYAKRKNAQTSLIAAILTLTAFEVHRAGMNCRVDMVNTAFMVGAMYLLYRWWEKGKHQLPWLAILCMSGATLTKGPVGIILPCFVMGVFMLTQRENFWGIVWRMALTALLSLVIPFCWYYAAYLQGGDEFLRLVKEENIDRFMGKMAYESHENPAWYNLLTLITGWLPYTLLLLFSLFILPWKKFSKTRFLENAKKATPLQVFTWLAFLLVLFFYCIPKSKRSVYLLPCYPFMAYLIAEYIVWMMKEKMGALKVYAGVIASITLILNIALLVVKKGWVPESIFHGKHAIDNIAMLHALENNDLLIPCSIFMVITLGGVYLIFRALKKKNSGNIVSYTLATIVGLFLMLDSSLQPPVLNTKADKHLAPVIEKKFDTSKLYSYMSVDMLHFFSLNFYLGDKIQQFDKVLPQDGVLMIPEEDMPDFLEKFGKDYTFQKVWEVRKTVEWHNKVGFYRFVKTSANIALNK comes from the coding sequence ATGAACATCAAGTACAACAAAGCCCTATGGCTCATCATCATCCTGGCTATCGTGATGATGATTCCTTTTCTCGGACTCACAGATTTCAATACCAAGGGAGAGCCGCGCGAAGCGGTGGTTGCCTACACCATGCTGGAACATGGCAACTGGATTCTGCCTATCAACAACGGAGGTGATATCCCTTACAAACCGCCATTCTTCCACTGGTGCATCGCCTTCTTCAGCCTCTTCATCGGCCATGTGAATGAGTACACCTCACGCCTGCCATCTGCCGTATCGCTGGTATTGATGACCATCGGCGGTTTCGTGTTCTATGCCAAGCGCAAGAATGCCCAGACCAGCCTCATCGCAGCCATCCTTACGCTTACCGCCTTCGAGGTACACCGTGCGGGTATGAACTGCCGTGTAGATATGGTGAACACCGCCTTCATGGTGGGAGCCATGTATCTGCTCTACCGCTGGTGGGAGAAAGGAAAGCACCAGTTGCCTTGGCTCGCTATCCTCTGCATGAGTGGCGCTACGCTTACCAAAGGTCCTGTGGGCATCATCCTGCCTTGCTTTGTGATGGGCGTATTCATGCTTACCCAACGTGAGAACTTCTGGGGCATCGTATGGCGCATGGCTCTAACCGCCCTGCTCTCGCTCGTTATTCCTTTCTGCTGGTATTATGCAGCCTATCTGCAAGGCGGCGACGAGTTTCTGCGCCTGGTGAAGGAAGAGAACATCGACCGATTCATGGGCAAGATGGCATACGAATCGCACGAGAACCCAGCGTGGTACAACCTTCTCACGCTCATCACGGGCTGGTTGCCTTACACCTTATTATTATTGTTCTCGCTCTTCATTCTGCCATGGAAGAAGTTCTCGAAGACCCGTTTCCTTGAGAATGCGAAGAAGGCTACTCCGCTGCAGGTGTTCACCTGGCTCGCTTTCCTCCTGGTACTCTTCTTCTACTGCATCCCAAAGAGCAAGCGCAGCGTTTATCTGCTGCCATGCTATCCGTTCATGGCCTATCTCATCGCCGAATACATCGTTTGGATGATGAAGGAGAAGATGGGAGCCTTGAAGGTTTATGCCGGAGTGATTGCTTCGATAACCCTGATTCTCAATATCGCCCTGCTGGTGGTAAAAAAAGGATGGGTGCCAGAAAGCATCTTCCACGGCAAGCATGCCATAGACAACATCGCCATGCTTCATGCGCTCGAAAACAACGATTTGCTCATCCCATGCAGCATCTTTATGGTTATCACTTTGGGGGGAGTTTACCTCATCTTCAGAGCACTCAAGAAGAAGAATTCAGGCAATATTGTTTCATATACTCTTGCCACCATCGTGGGGCTCTTCCTGATGCTCGACTCCAGTCTGCAGCCACCTGTGCTCAACACGAAGGCAGACAAGCATCTGGCGCCGGTTATCGAAAAGAAGTTTGATACCAGCAAGCTCTACTCTTATATGTCGGTAGATATGCTGCATTTCTTCAGCCTCAACTTCTACCTGGGCGATAAGATCCAGCAGTTTGACAAGGTATTGCCACAGGATGGCGTGCTGATGATTCCGGAAGAAGACATGCCTGATTTCCTTGAGAAATTCGGCAAGGACTACACCTTCCAGAAAGTTTGGGAAGTAAGAAAAACGGTAGAATGGCACAACAAGGTAGGTTTCTACCGATTCGTGAAGACTAGTGCCAATATTGCACTCAACAAATGA
- a CDS encoding glycosyltransferase family 2 protein: MKILIVIPCYNEEEVLPKTLDVLGALIRKIKKETDADTELLLVDDGSRDHTWQMILDAAKEHGYVHGIKLSHNRGHQNALWAGMEAAVDHCDAMVSIDADLQDDENVIVDMVRQVQEGKDIIYGVRKERKTDTFFKRFTAQAFYKLMQSVDKETVYNHADFRMMTNRTLKALMQYSERNLFLRAIVRQLGFREGFVYYDRKAREAGESKYPFTKMLSFSIDGITSFSVAPLRFITFLGLAMTLVAIIMIIFALVEYFQGKTIQGWTSMLVSMWFIGGIITTGVGITGVYIGKIYTEVKRRPRYFIEERV; the protein is encoded by the coding sequence ATGAAGATATTGATAGTTATCCCTTGTTATAACGAGGAAGAAGTGCTGCCTAAGACCTTAGATGTGCTGGGGGCATTGATCAGAAAGATTAAGAAAGAGACTGATGCCGACACAGAACTGCTGCTTGTCGACGATGGCAGTCGTGACCATACTTGGCAGATGATTTTGGATGCTGCCAAGGAACATGGATATGTGCATGGCATCAAACTGTCGCATAACCGGGGCCATCAGAATGCGCTCTGGGCAGGTATGGAAGCTGCGGTAGACCATTGTGATGCGATGGTAAGTATCGATGCCGACCTGCAGGACGATGAGAATGTTATCGTGGATATGGTGCGCCAGGTGCAGGAAGGCAAGGATATCATCTATGGTGTACGCAAGGAGCGCAAAACCGATACCTTCTTCAAGCGCTTTACCGCCCAGGCTTTCTATAAACTGATGCAGAGTGTGGATAAGGAGACGGTTTACAATCATGCCGATTTCCGCATGATGACCAACCGCACCCTAAAGGCGCTGATGCAGTATTCAGAGCGCAATCTCTTCCTTAGAGCCATCGTACGCCAGTTGGGCTTCCGAGAGGGATTCGTCTATTACGACCGCAAGGCTCGTGAGGCGGGTGAGAGTAAGTATCCGTTTACCAAGATGCTGAGTTTCAGTATAGATGGCATCACTTCATTCTCCGTAGCCCCTCTTAGGTTTATCACCTTCCTGGGTCTGGCGATGACTTTAGTCGCAATCATCATGATTATCTTTGCCTTGGTAGAATATTTCCAGGGCAAGACCATCCAGGGCTGGACCTCCATGCTTGTTTCCATGTGGTTTATCGGAGGCATCATCACCACGGGCGTAGGCATCACGGGTGTTTATATCGGCAAGATTTATACCGAGGTGAAGCGCCGCCCTCGATACTTCATCGAAGAAAGAGTATAA
- a CDS encoding AAA family ATPase, translated as MNKIPFEYGSIAENEYFIDRIEDRRDLKTFLGGGINVMLISPRRWGKSSLVKAAMEELKQEQKDVRVCYLDAFKIFSEEEFYNKFASAILQGVSSTMEKRWADIVKFIQSISPSLTINSDPVNAVEVNLNFKPLKESAEEILNLPEKIAKAKGIHVIVCIDEFQQLANLPDWKRLEGTMRSVWQGQHNTTYCLYGSKRHMMMDIFGNSKNPFYRFGQMMTLKKIAKEYWKPFIHDSFYNHGKSISDDMIERICNTMQCHSWYMQQFCFLIWTRTATEVTEEIYQSQLTKLLDTNADMFITDIDGMPASQIAFLRAVCMGETHFNAQQVVAEYGLGAPRTITKNKKTLVERDFIEKSGDGFKMVDPVFELWFKREYCNILPQ; from the coding sequence ATGAACAAGATACCATTCGAATATGGTTCTATCGCTGAAAATGAATATTTCATTGATAGAATTGAAGATAGAAGAGACCTCAAGACTTTTCTTGGAGGAGGCATCAACGTGATGCTGATTTCTCCAAGAAGATGGGGCAAGTCTTCCCTTGTCAAAGCCGCAATGGAAGAGCTGAAGCAAGAGCAGAAGGATGTGAGAGTATGCTATCTGGATGCCTTCAAGATTTTCTCTGAGGAAGAGTTCTACAACAAATTTGCAAGTGCAATTCTCCAGGGCGTTTCTTCCACGATGGAAAAGAGATGGGCTGACATCGTAAAGTTCATCCAATCCATATCTCCAAGCCTTACCATCAACAGCGATCCCGTGAATGCCGTAGAAGTAAATCTTAACTTCAAGCCCCTGAAGGAAAGTGCCGAGGAAATTCTCAATCTTCCAGAAAAGATTGCCAAGGCAAAAGGCATCCATGTCATCGTGTGCATTGATGAGTTCCAACAATTGGCAAACCTGCCCGACTGGAAGCGCCTGGAAGGAACCATGCGTTCGGTGTGGCAGGGACAGCACAATACGACCTACTGTCTCTATGGCAGTAAACGCCACATGATGATGGATATATTCGGCAACTCGAAGAATCCGTTCTACCGTTTTGGACAGATGATGACCTTGAAAAAGATTGCCAAGGAATACTGGAAGCCTTTCATCCACGACAGTTTCTACAATCACGGCAAGTCTATCAGCGATGATATGATAGAGCGAATCTGCAATACCATGCAATGCCATTCCTGGTATATGCAGCAATTCTGCTTTCTCATCTGGACTCGTACAGCAACAGAAGTAACAGAGGAAATCTATCAGTCACAGCTCACCAAGCTTCTGGATACCAATGCCGATATGTTCATTACCGATATTGATGGCATGCCTGCCTCTCAAATAGCATTCCTGCGTGCCGTCTGCATGGGAGAGACTCATTTCAATGCCCAACAGGTTGTAGCAGAATATGGACTCGGTGCTCCACGCACCATCACCAAGAACAAAAAGACTCTTGTAGAAAGAGACTTCATTGAGAAATCGGGCGATGGCTTCAAGATGGTTGACCCTGTTTTCGAACTATGGTTCAAACGGGAATACTGCAACATTTTGCCTCAATAA
- a CDS encoding glycosyltransferase family 4 protein, with product MNIGFDAKRAAQNRTGLGNYSRFVIRILSEQFASNSYHLYTPKPHRMPYLGEIPTLKKLSLHFPPKGIWSKMRSIWRVWGMTHDIQQDGINIFHGLSNELPLNIGTPQQRETKLGEDRCKYLVTIHDLIFIHTPQYYHWIDRKIYNYKFRRACQCADRVIAVSEYTKQEIMHYYHTPEEKIDVVYQGCDPVFAQDIESSKQEEVKQKYQLPDQYVLYVGSIEERKNLMLVAKAMAEINQMAKANEEKCNIAKIHVVAVGRKTPYVDEIQAYLKEQSIEHLFHFHHQVPYEDLPSFYKLARSFTYPSRIEGFGIPLLEAITSGIPTIGCTGSCLEEAGGPGGIYVNPDDAQSMAEAIVRTCTDEQLRQDMIKAGKTYALNFTDEKLACDLMNTYEKL from the coding sequence ATGAACATAGGATTCGATGCAAAGAGAGCGGCGCAAAACCGCACAGGACTGGGCAACTACAGCCGATTCGTGATTAGAATACTGTCGGAGCAATTCGCCAGCAATTCTTACCATCTGTATACCCCTAAGCCTCATCGCATGCCCTATCTCGGAGAGATACCCACGCTGAAGAAGCTCTCCCTGCATTTTCCACCCAAAGGCATCTGGAGCAAGATGCGGTCCATCTGGCGTGTATGGGGAATGACCCACGACATCCAGCAGGATGGCATCAACATCTTCCATGGCCTCAGCAACGAACTGCCGCTCAACATCGGCACACCCCAACAACGTGAGACAAAGCTGGGAGAAGACAGATGCAAATACCTAGTTACTATCCACGACCTCATCTTTATCCACACCCCACAGTATTATCACTGGATAGACCGAAAGATATACAACTATAAGTTTCGACGTGCCTGCCAGTGCGCCGACCGCGTGATAGCCGTAAGCGAATATACCAAGCAGGAAATCATGCACTACTATCACACCCCAGAGGAAAAGATAGACGTGGTGTACCAAGGCTGCGACCCTGTCTTTGCCCAAGACATTGAGTCCAGCAAACAGGAAGAGGTAAAGCAAAAATACCAACTGCCCGACCAATATGTGCTCTACGTAGGAAGCATCGAGGAGCGCAAGAACCTGATGCTGGTGGCAAAGGCTATGGCAGAAATCAACCAAATGGCAAAAGCCAATGAGGAAAAGTGCAATATAGCCAAAATCCATGTGGTGGCTGTAGGCAGAAAAACCCCTTATGTAGACGAGATACAAGCCTACCTCAAGGAGCAAAGCATTGAGCATCTTTTCCACTTCCATCATCAGGTACCTTACGAAGACCTGCCATCCTTCTATAAGCTGGCACGCAGTTTTACCTATCCTTCTCGCATCGAAGGTTTCGGCATCCCCTTGCTCGAAGCCATCACAAGTGGCATACCTACCATCGGATGCACAGGGTCTTGCCTGGAAGAGGCAGGAGGACCTGGCGGAATCTATGTGAATCCCGATGATGCCCAAAGTATGGCAGAAGCCATCGTGCGCACTTGTACCGATGAGCAACTGCGCCAAGACATGATAAAAGCCGGCAAGACTTATGCCCTCAACTTTACAGACGAGAAACTAGCCTGCGACTTAATGAACACATACGAAAAGTTATAA
- a CDS encoding glycosyltransferase family 2 protein, with protein MSFGSYFGEGIRYALEVLGNLIKTIKVKTDADTELLLVDDGSRDRTWQMISDAAKEHRYVHGIKLSHNRGHQNALWAGMEAAVDHCDAMVSIDADLQDDENVIINMVQQVQKGKDIIYGVRKERKTDTFFKRFTAQAFYKLMQSVDKDTVYNHADFRMMTNRTLKALMQYSERNLFLRAIVRQLGFREGFVYYDRKAREAGESKYPFTKMLSFSIDGIITMGVGITGVYIGKIYTEVKRRPRYFIEERV; from the coding sequence ATGAGTTTTGGCAGTTACTTTGGCGAGGGCATCCGCTATGCCCTGGAGGTGCTTGGCAATCTGATCAAGACCATCAAGGTAAAAACAGACGCCGACACGGAGTTGCTCCTTGTTGACGATGGTAGTCGTGACCGTACCTGGCAGATGATTTCCGATGCTGCCAAGGAGCACAGGTATGTACACGGCATCAAGTTATCTCATAACCGGGGACATCAGAATGCGCTCTGGGCAGGAATGGAGGCGGCTGTGGATCATTGCGATGCGATGGTAAGTATCGATGCCGACCTGCAGGATGATGAGAATGTCATCATCAATATGGTTCAGCAGGTGCAGAAAGGCAAGGATATCATCTATGGTGTGCGCAAGGAGCGTAAGACCGATACCTTCTTCAAGCGATTCACCGCCCAGGCTTTCTATAAGCTGATGCAGAGCGTGGATAAGGATACGGTGTATAATCATGCCGACTTCCGCATGATGACCAACCGCACCCTGAAGGCGCTGATGCAGTACTCCGAGCGCAATCTCTTCCTTAGGGCCATCGTCCGCCAGTTGGGGTTCCGGGAGGGATTCGTCTATTACGACCGCAAGGCACGCGAGGCAGGTGAGAGCAAGTATCCGTTTACCAAGATGCTGAGTTTCAGTATCGATGGCATCATCACCATGGGTGTAGGCATCACAGGTGTCTATATCGGCAAGATTTATACCGAGGTAAAGCGCCGTCCTCGATACTTTATCGAAGAAAGGGTATAA
- a CDS encoding DUF6056 family protein translates to MNTKQLKIVTGIAIMVLIASIIPILWISQYLHPFGDDYVFGAEVYKIWKETHSFPACIQAAWNVAMTMYHTWQGTYSACFLMALQPGVFGQYWLGPIILLFSLAGSTYTLLYMVMRKLLHSSKLEYLFVSTLFVLMTIQFTWSYYDAFFWYNGAMYYTLFYSLSLTLASLLICYQQVDSKSKKAIIGGASIILSIIIAGGNFVSGLGMGAILFVAIIIMKLEQKKWPNFYMTILAIYGIAFLFSVLAPGNAFRQVTIESKPNIITAFFMAIGKSFEFLSDTLSITQFLMIALLAPTIAKMASNSRFKFSHPWLCIIITVTLYSSFFFAHCYAMGTRGPGRVQNIYSYIHLWLICINLYYLSGAILRKTEAKAPLSSAIVNVVRTSQKKYAKSLRYMPYCATVILILSVSIKPRTTNRIVSLMLKGTAMKFDKEMNKRELALKTNTQTILTLKPLTVKMPSDAFNDITIYPGYWINQGMARYYGKEKIVASSAINMQESPTMLLRRCKRDVGPGNLKFVYFK, encoded by the coding sequence ATGAATACAAAACAATTGAAAATTGTAACAGGAATAGCTATTATGGTTCTAATCGCATCTATCATTCCCATATTATGGATTAGCCAATACTTACATCCCTTTGGTGATGATTATGTATTTGGTGCAGAAGTCTATAAAATCTGGAAAGAAACCCACTCTTTCCCTGCCTGCATCCAAGCTGCTTGGAATGTAGCTATGACCATGTATCATACATGGCAAGGCACCTATTCAGCCTGCTTCCTTATGGCACTACAGCCTGGTGTATTCGGACAATATTGGCTTGGTCCAATCATCTTACTATTCAGTTTGGCGGGGTCAACCTATACATTATTATATATGGTGATGAGGAAGTTACTCCATTCTTCCAAATTGGAGTATCTGTTCGTTTCAACCCTCTTCGTACTGATGACAATCCAGTTTACATGGTCATACTACGATGCATTCTTTTGGTACAATGGAGCAATGTACTACACCTTGTTCTATAGTTTATCACTTACTCTTGCATCCTTACTCATTTGTTATCAGCAGGTTGATTCAAAATCCAAGAAAGCAATTATTGGGGGGGCATCCATTATTCTGTCTATCATCATTGCTGGCGGAAACTTTGTTTCCGGACTTGGTATGGGAGCAATTCTATTTGTAGCCATCATCATCATGAAGCTGGAACAAAAAAAATGGCCAAACTTTTATATGACCATTCTCGCTATCTATGGCATCGCCTTCCTCTTCAGCGTACTGGCACCAGGCAACGCTTTCCGACAAGTAACAATAGAGAGTAAACCAAATATCATCACTGCATTTTTCATGGCAATAGGAAAGAGCTTTGAGTTCTTATCAGACACACTCAGTATTACTCAGTTTTTGATGATAGCACTTCTTGCACCCACAATTGCAAAGATGGCAAGCAACTCACGATTCAAGTTCTCGCATCCATGGCTATGTATTATAATTACAGTTACTCTCTATAGTTCTTTCTTCTTTGCCCATTGCTATGCTATGGGGACAAGAGGACCTGGAAGAGTGCAGAACATCTATTCATATATTCACTTATGGCTTATATGCATCAACCTCTACTACCTTTCTGGAGCTATCCTAAGAAAGACAGAAGCAAAGGCTCCCTTGAGTTCTGCCATTGTCAACGTTGTAAGGACATCACAAAAGAAATACGCCAAATCCTTGCGTTATATGCCATACTGTGCTACAGTTATCTTGATCTTATCTGTAAGTATCAAACCAAGAACGACCAATAGAATTGTCTCTCTTATGTTAAAAGGAACTGCGATGAAATTTGATAAGGAAATGAATAAACGCGAACTGGCACTCAAAACAAATACACAAACAATCCTGACATTGAAGCCTCTCACGGTAAAAATGCCTTCGGATGCGTTTAACGACATAACGATTTATCCAGGATATTGGATTAACCAGGGAATGGCTCGTTACTATGGTAAAGAAAAGATAGTTGCCTCGTCTGCCATAAATATGCAGGAATCGCCAACAATGCTTCTTAGACGTTGCAAAAGGGACGTAGGCCCTGGTAACTTGAAATTTGTATATTTCAAATAA
- a CDS encoding LTA synthase family protein, protein MKKLFPHTLWNRDTTSLLGCAASKFIVFDIIWCLQTTFTSFSLPEVYVNSLLAALLFILPFMLTGKKWQEYLVLFILDGLLISNLMYCRTYNSMIPLESYLLASNLSDFTASVIDSMRWIDALLPLSTLICIYSLHKRKNRGAEAFGRERGAYALRIKQYALTTLAAFLLSVILIFTKGGTEKAFNNLDNANMYTCKVPMYTIFGNLIHEANQQKTIFTPKIKAEIDNWMKHQPAYQPLADSIARKKTLVVIFCESLESWVINRKVEGKEITPNLNRYIADSHTLYAPHVLTQVKGGRSIDGQLLVSTGLLPLMSGCYAMQFPFTHYPSLVKAMKEEHPDLSSYLMTVDKPITWNQSVVAENFGISQMFFNDQWVNDEKVGSRKKLGDVSFMKQIVAKLKKGGIMKKGKSNYLQIVTYSGHNPFILPDNLKRIHFKGDYPEKMRDFMIMANYTDHGLGILLDYLKSRPDYKDMMIVIIGDHEGLAADRKPICESPAAKGIVSDKQFTPFIVVNAPVGGIYNKVMGQVDQYPTILNLMHLDHYKWKGMGQSIFDPRKYPAAVGSDNMNVETTGNVPEKEIKRLTQAHRISDFLIRYDKITK, encoded by the coding sequence ATGAAGAAATTATTTCCACATACTTTGTGGAACAGAGATACAACTTCTCTGTTGGGATGTGCAGCCAGTAAATTTATCGTATTCGATATCATCTGGTGCTTGCAGACTACTTTCACCTCTTTTTCCCTGCCAGAGGTGTATGTCAATTCCCTATTGGCAGCTCTGCTGTTCATCCTCCCATTTATGCTTACCGGTAAGAAATGGCAAGAATATCTCGTGCTCTTTATTCTAGACGGACTGCTCATCAGCAACCTGATGTATTGCCGTACCTACAACTCGATGATACCTCTGGAAAGTTATCTGCTGGCTAGCAATCTGAGCGATTTTACGGCGAGTGTGATTGACTCGATGAGATGGATAGATGCCCTACTCCCGCTATCTACACTTATCTGCATCTATTCTCTCCATAAGAGAAAGAACCGAGGAGCAGAAGCGTTTGGAAGAGAGCGAGGAGCTTACGCCCTGCGAATCAAGCAATATGCCTTAACCACACTTGCAGCATTCCTGCTTTCTGTTATTTTAATCTTTACTAAAGGAGGAACAGAAAAGGCATTCAATAACTTGGATAATGCCAACATGTACACCTGCAAAGTGCCAATGTACACCATCTTTGGCAATTTGATACACGAAGCGAACCAACAAAAAACGATATTTACCCCTAAGATAAAAGCAGAAATTGATAACTGGATGAAACATCAACCAGCCTATCAGCCACTCGCTGACAGTATCGCCAGAAAGAAAACCCTAGTAGTCATCTTCTGCGAATCGCTAGAAAGTTGGGTAATCAACCGTAAGGTAGAAGGTAAGGAAATCACTCCAAACCTGAACCGTTACATCGCCGACAGTCATACTCTCTATGCTCCACACGTTCTCACTCAGGTGAAAGGCGGACGCAGCATAGACGGACAGCTTCTGGTAAGCACAGGTCTGTTGCCGCTGATGAGCGGATGCTACGCCATGCAATTTCCTTTTACCCACTATCCTTCATTGGTTAAGGCGATGAAGGAAGAGCATCCCGACCTGAGTTCTTATCTGATGACGGTGGACAAGCCTATCACCTGGAACCAGTCTGTGGTGGCAGAAAACTTCGGCATCAGCCAGATGTTCTTCAACGACCAGTGGGTGAACGATGAGAAAGTGGGCAGCCGCAAGAAACTGGGCGATGTATCCTTCATGAAGCAGATTGTGGCAAAGCTCAAGAAAGGCGGAATCATGAAGAAGGGAAAAAGTAATTATTTGCAGATTGTAACTTACTCCGGTCACAACCCATTCATCCTGCCCGACAACCTGAAGCGCATTCATTTTAAAGGTGATTATCCGGAAAAGATGCGCGACTTCATGATCATGGCCAACTATACCGACCACGGTTTGGGCATCCTCCTCGACTATCTGAAGAGTCGCCCGGACTACAAGGATATGATGATTGTGATAATTGGCGACCACGAAGGTCTTGCTGCCGACCGCAAACCTATCTGCGAATCGCCAGCCGCCAAAGGCATCGTAAGCGACAAGCAGTTTACTCCTTTCATAGTTGTAAACGCTCCTGTAGGTGGAATATATAATAAGGTGATGGGACAGGTTGACCAATATCCTACCATCCTCAACCTGATGCATCTGGATCACTACAAATGGAAAGGTATGGGACAGAGCATCTTTGATCCTCGCAAATATCCTGCTGCTGTAGGTTCAGATAATATGAACGTAGAAACGACAGGTAATGTACCGGAAAAGGAAATCAAGCGACTCACCCAAGCCCATCGCATCTCGGATTTTCTGATTCGCTACGACAAAATTACAAAATAA